A DNA window from Caretta caretta isolate rCarCar2 chromosome 7, rCarCar1.hap1, whole genome shotgun sequence contains the following coding sequences:
- the SLC25A20 gene encoding mitochondrial carnitine/acylcarnitine carrier protein isoform X2, which translates to MAKQPQPISPVKNFFAGGFGGVCLVFVGHPLDTIKVRLQTQPKPQAGQSPLYSGTFDCFRQTLIREGVRGLYKGMAAPIIGVTPMFAVCFFGFGLGKKLQQRNPDDILTYPQLFAAGMLSGVFTTAIMAPGERIKCLLQIQAASGEIKYGGPMDCAKQLYREAGIRGIYKGTVLTLMRDVPASGMYFMTYEWLKNILTPEGKSVSDLSVPRILFAGGMAGIFNWAVAIPPDVLKSRFQTGLFPWF; encoded by the exons ATGGCCAAGCAGCCGCAGCCCATCAGCCCCGTGAAGAACTTCTTCGCCGGCGGCTTCGGCGGCGTCTGCCTGGTGTTCGTGGGGCACCCGCTGGACACCATCAAG GTCCGACTACAGACCCAACCAAAACCCCAGGCTGGGCAGTCTCCACTCTATTCTGGGACCTTCGACTGTTTCAGACAGACTCTCATTCGAGAG GGAGTCCGAGGCTTGTATAAAGGAATGGCAGCTCCAATTATTGGAGTGACTCCCATGTTTGCTGTGTGCTTCTTTGGATTTGGTTTGGGGAAAAAACTCCAGCAGAGGAATCCTGATGACATTCTAAC ATAtccccagctgtttgctgctggcATGTTATCTGGAGTGTTCACAACAGCAATCATGGCTCCAGGAGAGAGGATCAAGTGCCTTTTACAG ATCCAGGCTGCTTCAGGTGAAATTAAATACGGTGGCCCAATGGACTGTGCGAAACAGCTGTACCGTGAGGCTGGGATTCGAGGCATATACAAAGGAACCGTGCTCACCCTCATGAGAG ATGTTCCAGCCAGTGGAATGTACTTCATGACGTATGAATGGCTGAAAAACATTCTGACCCCTGAGGGGAAGAG TGTCAGTGACCTCAGCGTGCCTAGGATTCTCTTTGCTGGGGGTATGGCAGGGATCTTCAACTGGGCTGTTGCCATCCCTCCTGATGTGCTGAAATCCCGCTTCCAGACCG GCCTGTTTCCTTGGTTTTGA
- the SLC25A20 gene encoding mitochondrial carnitine/acylcarnitine carrier protein isoform X1 — protein sequence MAKQPQPISPVKNFFAGGFGGVCLVFVGHPLDTIKVRLQTQPKPQAGQSPLYSGTFDCFRQTLIREGVRGLYKGMAAPIIGVTPMFAVCFFGFGLGKKLQQRNPDDILTYPQLFAAGMLSGVFTTAIMAPGERIKCLLQIQAASGEIKYGGPMDCAKQLYREAGIRGIYKGTVLTLMRDVPASGMYFMTYEWLKNILTPEGKSVSDLSVPRILFAGGMAGIFNWAVAIPPDVLKSRFQTAAPGKYPNGFRDVLRELIREEGVSSLYKGFTAVMIRAFPANAACFLGFEVAMKFLNWIAPSL from the exons ATGGCCAAGCAGCCGCAGCCCATCAGCCCCGTGAAGAACTTCTTCGCCGGCGGCTTCGGCGGCGTCTGCCTGGTGTTCGTGGGGCACCCGCTGGACACCATCAAG GTCCGACTACAGACCCAACCAAAACCCCAGGCTGGGCAGTCTCCACTCTATTCTGGGACCTTCGACTGTTTCAGACAGACTCTCATTCGAGAG GGAGTCCGAGGCTTGTATAAAGGAATGGCAGCTCCAATTATTGGAGTGACTCCCATGTTTGCTGTGTGCTTCTTTGGATTTGGTTTGGGGAAAAAACTCCAGCAGAGGAATCCTGATGACATTCTAAC ATAtccccagctgtttgctgctggcATGTTATCTGGAGTGTTCACAACAGCAATCATGGCTCCAGGAGAGAGGATCAAGTGCCTTTTACAG ATCCAGGCTGCTTCAGGTGAAATTAAATACGGTGGCCCAATGGACTGTGCGAAACAGCTGTACCGTGAGGCTGGGATTCGAGGCATATACAAAGGAACCGTGCTCACCCTCATGAGAG ATGTTCCAGCCAGTGGAATGTACTTCATGACGTATGAATGGCTGAAAAACATTCTGACCCCTGAGGGGAAGAG TGTCAGTGACCTCAGCGTGCCTAGGATTCTCTTTGCTGGGGGTATGGCAGGGATCTTCAACTGGGCTGTTGCCATCCCTCCTGATGTGCTGAAATCCCGCTTCCAGACCG CTGCTCCAGGGAAGTATCCCAATGGCTTTAGGGATGTGCTAAGGGAGCTTATCAGAGAGGAAGGCGTCTCATCCCTGTACAAAGGGTTCACAGCCGTTATGATAAGGGCCTTTCCCGCTAACGCA GCCTGTTTCCTTGGTTTTGAAGTTGCTATGAAGTTCCTTAACTGGATTGCACCAAGTCTGTGA